DNA sequence from the Janibacter sp. CX7 genome:
ACGCCGTCGCGCCAGTCGACACCGTCGACCGCGCGGGCCAGGTAGTCGACGTCGTCCGTGGCCGGGTTGACGAGCCACTGCACGTCGACGTGCTCCGGAGCGCGAAGGGGGATGACGTCCCCCGGGTCCTCCACCTCGAGCAGGGCGACGCCGCTCGCGCCGGCAGGCATCGCCTCGAGCGAGGCGGCGATGGCCGGCACGGCCGAGAGGTCACCGGCGAGCAGGTGCCAGTCGGCCTCCGGGTCAGGGGCGTAGCCGCTGCCCGGCCCCATGAGGACGATGCGGTCTCCCCCCTTCGCCTGCTGGGCCCAGGGACCGGCGTAACCGACGTCGCCGTGCGTCACGAAGTCGATGGTCAGCAGGCGCGCCTCGCGGTCGACCGCGCGCACGGTGTAGGTGCGGGTGATCGGGTGCCCGTCGGTGTCGGTGAAGCGCAGCTTGACGTAGGCATCGGTGTGCTCGGCCGCGCCGAAGTCCGCCAGCGAGTCGCCGGTGAGGACGACGCGCACGAGGTGCGGGCCCACGCGCTCGGTGGAGACGACGGTCAGCTCGTGCTGGGGGCGAGCGGGACGATCAGGAGAAGCCATGAACTGAGGCTACCCTTACCGGTTCGGGAGCCGGTCCCGGGGTGCCGCTACGCTGTCCGGGCTGCCCCGGCTGGGACCGCCCCGCACGGGCAGCGACGCACGCGGGCGTAGGCCAACTGGCGAGCCGGGGAACTTAAAATTCCTGTCGAACGTGTGGGTTCGAATCCCACCGCCCGCACTCCCCCGCCACCCCGGATCGATGTATCCGGGTGCGCTGGGAGTCACCCTCGTACATCGACCCGATGGCCGTGAGGTCAGGCGGACTCGTCCTCGACGACGACGGGCCGCACGACCGACTGGGCGATCCCGTCGAGGATGTCGTGCTCGGAGACGGTGACGACGAGGTCGGGGCCGTTGGCGCCCCGGGCCCGCTCGAGGACCTCCCACCAGATGAGCGCGCCGGCGCCGATGACGTCGACGCGCCCCGGGTGCATGAAGGGCTGGGCCGCGCGCTCGGCGCGGGTGCTGAGGATGAGCCGCTCGCAGGCGACCATCACCTCGTCGACGGGGATCCGCGCCAGGTGGATCGCCTCGCGATCGTAGGAGGTCAGCCCGAGAGCCAGGGCGGCGACGGTCGTCACCGAGCCGGCGAGACCGACCACGGTCATCACCCCGCCGAGACCCACCTCGGCCTCGGCGACGTCGAGCGCCTCGGCGATGTCGTAGCGCGCCGCGTCGATGACCTCCTGGGTCGGGGGGTCGGTGCGGTGGTGCCGCTCGGTGAGCCGCACCGAGCCGATGTCGAGCGAGGCGCCGGCGATGACGTCGTGGGTGCCGCGGACGATCTCGGTCGAGCCGCCGCCGATGTCGGCGACGAGATAGGGCCCCTCGAAGCCGGCCTCGGCCAGCCCGGAGGTGGCGCCGGCGAAGCTCAGCGAGGCCTCCTCCGCACCCGTGATGACCTCGGGCATGACGTCGAGCTCGCCGAAGGCCTCACGGACCCCGGCGACGAAGTCGTGGGAGTTGTCCGCGTCGCGCGAGGCCGAGGTCGCGACGAAGCGCACCTTGCCCGCGGGCACGCCGTGATCGCGGCACTGCTGCGCGTACTCGCGGCACATCCCGAGGGTGCGCTCGAGCGCCTCGGGGTCGAGCCGGCCGGTGCGGTCCACACCCTGCCCGAGACGCACGACCTCGGCGCGGCGCAGCACCTCGGTGAGTGCCGGCGGCGCGTCCTCAGGCCCCTGCTCGTCGGCGTCCGAAATGAGCAGCCGGATGGAGTTGGTCCCACAGTCGATCGCTGCGACCCTCATGCGTCGCTCCCTTCGTCCGCGCTGACGCACGGGCTGGCGTGCCACCACTCGGGCAGCAGGTCGAGGGCCTCGTCACCCAGGGGGTTGACCCCGGGCCCGGCGGCCAGTGAGTGGGCAACGAGCACGTGCAGGCACTTGACGCGGGTCGGCATGCCGCCGGCCGAGATACCGTCGATCTCGGGGACATCGCCGAGCTCCGCGCGCCGGGCGAGGTAGTCCTCATGGGCCGCGCGGTAGCGCGCGGCGAGGTCCTCGTCCTCGAGCAGGCGCTGCGACATCTCCGCCATGAGACCGCTCGACTCGAGCGTCGAGATCGGGCCGGTGAGACGCGGACAGGTCGCGTAGTAGGTCGTGGGGAAGGGCGTGCCCCCCGGCAGGCGCGGCTCGGTGCGCAGGACCGTCGGGCCGCCGCACGGGCAGCGATGGGCGACCTCCGCCGTGGCGCGCGCAGGACGGCCGAGCTGGCGGTGGACGGTCTCGAGGTCCTGCGGGTCGACGCGGTCGAGGTCGTTGCCCAGATCGTCGCGGCTCACTGCGCCGAGGTGGGGTCGTCGGCCGCGGCCACGGAGGAGGCGACCTGCTCGTACCAGGGCTGCGTGGACGGTGCCGTCACGGCACCGGTCTCGGGGTCGACCGCGGGGTCGTCACCGGCTGGATCGATCACGGTGTAGGTCCTCTCCCCCGGCTTGACGAACTTCAGCCGCTTGCGGGCCTGCGCCTCGACGTACTCATCGGTCTCCCACAGGTCGCGCTGTCGCTCGAGGTCCTGGACGTTGTCCTCCTGCGCCGCGACCTGCTCCTGCAGGGTCGCGAGGCGCTGGCGCTGGTCGTACCAGGACTTGCCGGTCGGCACGAGCATGACGCCGAGGAGGAGGAGCAGCGAGCCGACGACGACCCAGCGCTTCGTCGACATGACCGCGCGGCGCTGCTGCGCCTCGCGGCCGGCGCCGCCGCGGGGACGCGTGCGCCGGTCGCCGCGCCCGGCGGGGCGCGTCGTGCTGGGTCGCCGCGCCGCGCCCTGCACACCGGAGCGTGCGGGGCGTCGGCGCGGCGTGCGTGCCATGTCGGCGATCAGCCCTTGAAGCGCGGGAAGGCCCCGGCGCCGGCGTAGACCGCCGCGTCGTCGAGCTCCTCCTCGATGCGCAGGAGCTGGTTGTACTTGGCGACGCGCTCGGAGCGGGCCGGGGCGCCGGTCTTGATCTGGCCGCAGTTGGTCGCGACGGCGAGGTCGGCGATCGTGACGTCCTCGGTCTCGCCGGATCGGTGGCTCATCATCGAGGTGTAGCCGCTGCGGGTGGCCAGGGCGACGGCGTCCATCGTCTCGGTGAGCGAGCCGATCTGGTTGACCTTGACCAGGAGCGCGTTGGCCGCGCCGTCCTGGATGCCGCGGGCGAGCCGCTCGGGGTTGGTGACGAAGAGGTCGTCGCCGACGAGCTGGACCTTGTCGCCGAGCTGCGTGGTCAGCTCCTGCCAGCCGGCCCAGTCGTCCTCGTCGAGCGGGTCCTCGATGGACACGAGCGGGTAGGCGTCGACGAGCTCGCCGTAGTAGGCCGCCATGTCCTCGGCGGACTTCTGCTGGCCCTCGAAGGTGTAGGTGCCGTTGTCGCAGAACTCGCTGGCGGCGACGTCGAGCGCGAGCGCGATCTGGGTGCCGGGCTCGTAGCCGGCCTGCTGGATCGCGGTGATGATCAGGTCGAGCGCCTCGCGGTTGCTCTCGAGGTTGGGGGCGAAGCCGCCCTCGTCGCCGAGGCCGGTCGACAGGCCCTTGTCCTTGAGCACGGCCTTGAGCGAGTGGTAGACCTCGGTCCCCCAGCGCAGCGCCTCGCGGAAGGAGGGCGCGCCGATCGGGGCGATCATGAACTCCTGGATGTCGACGTTGGAGTCCGCGTGGGAGCCGCCGTTGAGGATGTTCATCATCGGCACGGGCAGCACGTGGGCGTTGGGGCCGCCGACGTAGCGGAAGAGCGGCAGGCCGGCGGACTCGGCCGCGGCCTTGGCCACGGCGAGCGAGACGCCGAGGATCGCGTTGGCGCCGATCGTGCCCTTGTTGTCCGTGCCGTCGATGGCGAGCATCTCGCCGTCGACGAGGCGCTGCTCGCTGGCGTCGAAGCCGACGAGCCGCGGGGTCAGGTCGTCCTCGATCGCGCGGACGGCGTCCTCGACGCCCTTGCCCAGGTAGCGGTTCTTGTCGCCGTCACGGCGCTCGACGGCCTCGAAGGCGCCGGTCGACGCCCCGCTCGGCACCGCGGCGCGGGCGATGGTGCCGTCGTCGAGGGCGACCTCGACCTCGACGGTCGGGTTGCCGCGGGAGTCGAGGATCTCGCGGGCGCCAATTGCTTCGATGCTGGCCACTGCCGGCTCCTTGGTGGTGCTCGATACACGGGGAAGGTCGCCACGAGCGTAACGGCTCGGCCACGGCGCTTCGTGCTGCGACCCACCCCGCGGACGCGGGCGAAGGGAGGTCAGCCCGCCGCGAGCAGGTCGGCCAGTCGTCGTTGCTGGACGCCGTCGACGAAGTTGGCCGGCTCCAGCCAGGCATCGTGCGCGGCCCGCACCCGCGGCCAGTCGTCGACGGTCATGGCGAACCACGCGGTGTCGCGGGACCTCCCCTTCGTCACGACGTGCCGGCGGAAGGTGCCCTCATAGGTGAAGCCGAGCCGCTCCGCAGCCCGTCGGGAGGGGGCGTTGAGGCTGTCGCACTTCCACTCGAGGCGCCGGTAGCCGAGGTCGAAGACGTGCCGGGCGAGCAGCGACATCGCCTCGGTCGCGGCGGTCGTGCGCTGCAGCCGCGGGCCGAGCACGACGTTGCCGATCTCGACGACGCCGTGGGTCCGGTCGATGCGCATGAGGCTCACCACCCCGCAGGCGATCCCGTCACCGTCGCGGACGAGCACCTCGACGGTGTCGCCGGCGAGCCGGCCGGCGACGTAGGCGGCGACGTCGTCGGGACGCTCCTCCTTGAGATAGGCCCACAAGGCGTCGTGGTCGGGCCCGGCGACCTCGGGCGCCAGCTCGGCGGCGTGCTCGGGCGCGAGCGGCTCGACGGTGCACCAGCGACCGGTGGTCGCCGGCAGCTCGGGTCGAGGCGGCGGGGTCCAGCCGTCGACCGCGGGGCCGATCGGCTGGTCGAAGGGAGTGAGCCGCACCTCGTCGCGGGAGGCCGGCGGCAGCACCGTCTCGCCGATCGGCCCGGGGTTGACCGCGATCTCCCAGCGGAAGCCGTCGGGGTCGGCGAAGTAGCCGGTGTACCCACCCCAGTCACGCTGCTGTGCCGAGGCGACATCGGGCGAGCCCGCGGCACGGGCCAG
Encoded proteins:
- a CDS encoding siderophore-interacting protein translates to MASPDRPARPQHELTVVSTERVGPHLVRVVLTGDSLADFGAAEHTDAYVKLRFTDTDGHPITRTYTVRAVDREARLLTIDFVTHGDVGYAGPWAQQAKGGDRIVLMGPGSGYAPDPEADWHLLAGDLSAVPAIAASLEAMPAGASGVALLEVEDPGDVIPLRAPEHVDVQWLVNPATDDVDYLARAVDGVDWRDGVQVFAHGERESIKAVRRVLKDRGVPREAISISGYWARGRTEDAFQAEKRTPVGQID
- a CDS encoding Ppx/GppA phosphatase family protein, whose amino-acid sequence is MRVAAIDCGTNSIRLLISDADEQGPEDAPPALTEVLRRAEVVRLGQGVDRTGRLDPEALERTLGMCREYAQQCRDHGVPAGKVRFVATSASRDADNSHDFVAGVREAFGELDVMPEVITGAEEASLSFAGATSGLAEAGFEGPYLVADIGGGSTEIVRGTHDVIAGASLDIGSVRLTERHHRTDPPTQEVIDAARYDIAEALDVAEAEVGLGGVMTVVGLAGSVTTVAALALGLTSYDREAIHLARIPVDEVMVACERLILSTRAERAAQPFMHPGRVDVIGAGALIWWEVLERARGANGPDLVVTVSEHDILDGIAQSVVRPVVVEDESA
- a CDS encoding DUF501 domain-containing protein; translation: MSRDDLGNDLDRVDPQDLETVHRQLGRPARATAEVAHRCPCGGPTVLRTEPRLPGGTPFPTTYYATCPRLTGPISTLESSGLMAEMSQRLLEDEDLAARYRAAHEDYLARRAELGDVPEIDGISAGGMPTRVKCLHVLVAHSLAAGPGVNPLGDEALDLLPEWWHASPCVSADEGSDA
- a CDS encoding septum formation initiator family protein; this translates as MARTPRRRPARSGVQGAARRPSTTRPAGRGDRRTRPRGGAGREAQQRRAVMSTKRWVVVGSLLLLLGVMLVPTGKSWYDQRQRLATLQEQVAAQEDNVQDLERQRDLWETDEYVEAQARKRLKFVKPGERTYTVIDPAGDDPAVDPETGAVTAPSTQPWYEQVASSVAAADDPTSAQ
- the eno gene encoding phosphopyruvate hydratase, translated to MASIEAIGAREILDSRGNPTVEVEVALDDGTIARAAVPSGASTGAFEAVERRDGDKNRYLGKGVEDAVRAIEDDLTPRLVGFDASEQRLVDGEMLAIDGTDNKGTIGANAILGVSLAVAKAAAESAGLPLFRYVGGPNAHVLPVPMMNILNGGSHADSNVDIQEFMIAPIGAPSFREALRWGTEVYHSLKAVLKDKGLSTGLGDEGGFAPNLESNREALDLIITAIQQAGYEPGTQIALALDVAASEFCDNGTYTFEGQQKSAEDMAAYYGELVDAYPLVSIEDPLDEDDWAGWQELTTQLGDKVQLVGDDLFVTNPERLARGIQDGAANALLVKVNQIGSLTETMDAVALATRSGYTSMMSHRSGETEDVTIADLAVATNCGQIKTGAPARSERVAKYNQLLRIEEELDDAAVYAGAGAFPRFKG
- a CDS encoding GNAT family N-acetyltransferase; this translates as MDQRISFVTLAVADLAASRRFYLDGLGWRADLDVPGEVLMIRVGEHLILSLWDATEFEGEVGPLLRGEGLAPITLAHNVARHEDVDAILELARAAGSPDVASAQQRDWGGYTGYFADPDGFRWEIAVNPGPIGETVLPPASRDEVRLTPFDQPIGPAVDGWTPPPRPELPATTGRWCTVEPLAPEHAAELAPEVAGPDHDALWAYLKEERPDDVAAYVAGRLAGDTVEVLVRDGDGIACGVVSLMRIDRTHGVVEIGNVVLGPRLQRTTAATEAMSLLARHVFDLGYRRLEWKCDSLNAPSRRAAERLGFTYEGTFRRHVVTKGRSRDTAWFAMTVDDWPRVRAAHDAWLEPANFVDGVQQRRLADLLAAG